In a single window of the Drosophila subpulchrella strain 33 F10 #4 breed RU33 chromosome X, RU_Dsub_v1.1 Primary Assembly, whole genome shotgun sequence genome:
- the LOC119556397 gene encoding uncharacterized protein LOC119556397: MPKHNELKNRSKRKYGQRDGKHVPRNEVVESHIQMGVKIGASDTPLSRTEKGVVDLSNKTIFPQQNPQHQLKNVSEGNPHGILEEFKENVQQNVTNTQQPSFAQDHIAFLDQWRSKWNRTLMESNNIVLQEHAEALLPTHAVQKMPKLEPISSKYQSPSSKDPAVQGEDSPIDLSYKNGFHQAAPMATFDFPNTEPEKSQAALLEVYLSGKDSSIEKPVRKSDASRLVSLDHQYVKVKNPKAALGKTIWNKNNLCDHSLAKVKNPKQFRSAKEKKDDMERLCEIETICMRLRDIEVPNNVGIVKGPVTFEDVFDVLGIKEEQQEPQLQVAHPPAEPIPGKEDQQVAVFDNNMALEEDLGPDDFDSIFDYLGLEKSPPVDPLLVDRLPEYPLLVDLLPVDLLPVDPLLVDLLPVDPLPVDPLLVDPLPVFPSPVVPPLVDPSSVVSSPVVPSPVDPSEVFPFPVFPSPVVPSPVDPSAVVPFPVILYPVLPPPVVLTGKEDAMTDWTDSTDSEDETDQSKEKHFHTVVVVTQGEEEKYIDVEHVDPESSEEESLTDKENTDEEEDSFNDSDWTMGNEEESDTE; this comes from the exons ATG cCAAAGCATAACGAATTAAAGAATCGTTCGAAGAGAAAGTATGGTCAGCGCGACGGGAAACATGTTCCCCGAAATGAGGTTGTAGAAAGTCATATCCAGATGGGTGTCAAAATAGGTGCATCCGATACCCCACTGTCCAGAACTGAAAAGGGCGTCGTTGATTTGTCCAATAAGACTATTTTCCCTCAACAAAACCCTCAGCACCAGCTAAAAAATGTCTCAGAGGGCAATCCGCATGGCATTCTCGAAGAATTCAAGGAGAACGTTCAACAAAATGTTACCAATACCCAACAGCCGTCTTTCGCGCAGGATCATATCGCTTTTCTGGACCAATGGCGCTCGAAATGGAATCGCACCTTGATGGAATCAAATAATATTGTTCTGCAGGAACATGCAGAAGCGCTCCTGCCAACCCATGCAGTCCAAAAGATGCCCAAACTGGAGCCCATTTCTTCAAAGTATCAATCACCATCAAGTAAAGATCCTGCAGTTCAGGGAGAAGACTCTCCGATCGACCTTTCGTATAAGAATGGGTTTCATCAGGCAGCTCCAATGGCTACCTTCGATTTCCCAAATACGGAACCCGAAAAGAGTCAGGCTGCCTTGCTTGAAGTTTACCTCTCAGGTAAGGATAGCTCGATTGAGAAACCGGTGCGAAAATCTGATGCCAGCCGCTTGGTTAGCTTGGATCATCAATATGTCAAGGTGAAAAATCCGAAGGCAGCCCTTGGGAAAACCATTTGGAATAAGAACAATCTCTGCGATCACTCTTTGGCCAAAGTGAAAAATCCAAAACAGTTTCGGAGCGCAAAGGAAAAGAAGGACGATATGGAGCGTTTGTGCGAAATTGAGACGATTTGCATGCGCTTGAGGGACATTGAAGTGCCAAACAATGTGGGCATTGTAAAGGGGCCCGTCACCTTCGAGGATGTCTTTGACGTGCTGGGCATTaaggaggagcagcaggaaCCGCAGCTGCAAGTGGCTCATCCTCCTGCTGAGCCCATTCCAGGGAAAGAGGATCAGCAAGTCGCCGTGTTCGATAATAATATGGCCCTAGAGGAGGATCTGGGACCCGATGATTTTGACAGTATCTTCGATTATCTAGGACTAGAGAAGTCTCCTCCAGTGGACCCACTTCTAGTGGACCGACTTCCAGAGTACCCACTTCTAGTGGACCTACTTCCAGTGGACCTACTTCCAGTGGACCCACTTCTAGTGGACCTACTTCCAGTGGACCCACTTCCAGTGGACCCACTTCTAGTGGACCCACTTCCAGTGTTCCCGTCTCCAGTGGTCCCACCTCTAGTGGACCCATCTTCAGTGGTCTCATCTCCAGTGGTCCCATCTCCAGTGGACCCATCTGAAGTGTTCCCATTTCCAGTGTTCCCATCTCCAGTGGTCCCATCTCCAGTGGACCCATCTGCAGTGGTCCCTTTCCCAGTGATCCTATATCCAGTGCTCCCACCACCAGTGGTCCTTACTGGAAAGGAGGATGCCATGACCGATTGGACTGATTCGACCGATTCCGAAGACGAGACGGATCAGTCAAAGGAGAAGCATTTTCACACTGTGGTGGTGGTGACCCAAGGAGAAGAGGAGAAGTACATTGATGTGGAGCACGTGGACCCGGAGTCCTCTGAAGAGGAGAGCTTGACTGATAAAGAGAATACCGACGAGGAAGAGGATTCCTTCAATGATTCTGATTGGACAATGGGGAACGAGGAAGAGTCGGACACCGAATAA